The nucleotide sequence ggaatgagctatcaagacacgcaaaaacatggatgaattttttttttttaaagatgggcacctgagctaacaacttttgccaatcttcttttctttgtttttctgctttttctccccaaatcctcccagttcatagttgtatattttagttgtgggtccttctagttgtggcatgtctgatgccgcctcagcttggcccgatgagtggtgccatgtctgcacccaggatctgaactggcaaaaccctgggccaccaaagcagagcgcgcgaacttaagcactcggccacggggctgacccctggATGAAACTTAAATACATAGTGctgcatgaaagaagccagtctaaaaaggctacatactatatatatgatgtcatttacatgacattttgaaaaacacagaaatatagaGATATTAAACAGAGCAGCGGTTGCCAGaagtttggggaggggagggtgttgGTTGCTGAAGCACAGAAGAAttattttagagcagtgaaactattttgtataatactgtaatggtagatacatgacaccacacatttgtcaaaaccccaGAACTTTACAGAACAAAATGTGAACCTTAatctgaagattttaaaaaataatttaggaggtCAAGGGATTCCAAGATGGAATGCAGAATGTGAAAAAAACgtatttcaaatatatgaaacaacctCACTAAAGGTGGTGGAGAAAAAAGGAGCTGACCTAAGTAACTCTGTAAATGAATGGAATCTAGACAAAAGGAACTGCACCTAAGTACCATGTGCTATTTGATAAAATTGTTTCCACGGGGGTACAGATAAACAATTCTGAAGCCACTATACATATAAactggaattgaacaattaagtaaatagaTGGTGGATAGCGGgagtcaggtttctcactgttggtgTGAGGTTACAAATAAGCAAGGTGAGGAAGCTaaaatgatccatgtggtaaCGGATTAGAGTTGGAAGCATCAGTATAGACTCATGTTTAGCTTGATATaattacataaagaaatatttgtagacatgtgtatatacacaggtTAGTATACACACgcatatttccttgctctgtcagctgagagggcctggAGTCAGTGAcactccagtagcaatgagcatacctagcatacagatcttggtttctaataccattcttcaGTGAAAGAAGCAATGGCTGACTCTAGAACTGGAGCAGGAAATTAAGAAAGTGAGCCTGGAGCATATTGTagagccagaaagtaaggaagtgctgaaaaaacaaacaaacaaaaacacaataatgGGAATATGTCAAAGGAACACAGGAACCAACTTAAAGAGCCCCTAACAgtcaaagctggaacaatttgagcaacaaaataaatgaagttttactggattataacccaaagtatgaAATATATATCCGTGAGTCCGtgttgatataaataaatggttgaataaataaatgggggagactAACAAATCTGCTGTGCAGAACAATTCCAAACAATTAATTTATGTAGATAGTTCACACTCCAGGAGGCAGAGTGTAACTCCCCACTCTTCAAGTGTgagctgtgcatagtgacttccttccaaagaatacAGTGGGGGAAGGGCAGTGACCTTACAATGGAGAAAGCTGACAAACAGCCCTTCAGCCAGATGATCAAGGTTGACGTTAGCAGTGGTACGTGATGTTGATGCTGTGTGCCACCAATGTGATGTGATCAGAACAGCACTTCACCTATGTGGTCTTCCTCCCAGAACCCACATCCCAGTCTAAtcgtgagaaaaacatcagacaaatcccaattaaGGGATGATCTACAAAACGCCTCACCAATACCTCCTGGGAGAcaggacaactaaatgtaatatgaTAGCCTGAATGGATTATTGGAACAGAAGAAGgacattaagtaaaaactaaggaaatctgaataaagtatggactttggtTAATGATAACATAAAAAAtgattcattaattgtgacaagaATACCATACTGATGtcagatgttaataacaggggaaattGGATGTGTGATATATGGGAACTCCGTAttattcttgcaatttttctgtaaatctgacactattctaaaataaaattttattaaaaagtttaaaaatagtgtAATTCCAATTACACTAACATCAAAACACATGAAAcactgagagagaaatttaacaaaataagtgcCAGACATATACACCAAAAACTCTCAGATTCCTAAGAGACAGAACTgcataaatggagagatatactgtGCGATGGACAAGAAGACTCGCTAATGTTAAGATGTTACTTCTCCTCCAAGGTGACGTAAAAATTCAAAGcgattccaatcaaaattccattTTAGAAACTGATAAGCCGATcctaatatttatatgaaaatgcaaaaatagactcacaattaatttttgacaaacaGATGAAAGCAAtccaatgaagaaaggaaaagcttttcAACAAACAATGCTGGAACAATGGAAtagtcaaatttaaaaaaaagaacctcaatCCCTCCCTTACACCAtaccaaacaaacaacaacaaaaaagaaatcacctaAACTTAAggctaaaattataaagtttctaaaagaaaatgtagactaTCTTCACAACTTGGGGATAAGCAAGGATTTCTTTGACagcaaacaggaaaaaacaaaatagaaaagctgaggccggccctgtggccaagtggttaagtttgcacgctccggtttggcggcccagggtttcgctggcttggatcctgggcgcggacacggcaccactcatcaggccatgctgaggtggcatcccacgtgccacaactagaaggactcacaactaaaatatacagctatgtactggggggatttggggagaaaaagcagaaaaaaaaaaagaagatcggcaaaagttgttagctcaggtgccaatctttaaaaaaaaaaaatagaaaagctggTAAGTTAgacttccttaaaattaaaaaaacttctgctcctcaaaagacattaagaaaactaATAGGCAAGCTCCAGACTGGGACAAAATATTCGCAAAGCAAATATATGACAAAAGACTAGTATCCTGGATATAAAAAGAGCCCCTATAACTCAATAATTATAAACACAAacacccaataaaaaatgggccaaaaatttaaacagacacatcaaaaacaaagatCTATGAATGGCTACCAATTATATGTAAAAGTGCTCAACCCATCAAACAGTACACTTGAAATCTGTGCATTTCATTGTTTcgaattttatctcaaaaaagaaTTGAATTCTACTTAATGATatgcatactgaagtatttaggggtgaaatATACTGAGACCTGCAACTTACTCTGAAGTTCATGAAAACATAAGATAGCTTAATAGATGAATAGAaggatagataaatggataaatatgatataaagcaaatataataaaatgttaactatAGACCTTGGGTGTTGGGTATTCACTTTATAATTCTTTGaagttttctgtatatttgaaattttccataataaaatgttaggaGGTGgagaatatggaaaataaagacatttgctTCCCTGATAGGAAGTGATTTACTCCCAAGTCACCGTCATCTCTAACAATCTAGGTTGGCCCCTGTGGCCCTAGGACCTGGAAGCTGACCATCAGGCTAGTGCAAAACGTCCTGAGAAAAATACCAATATCTAGCTGTAATGTTTCCTGTCCTATATCCTTTCATGAAGCTACAGGGGTTTAAAGCAGGGTTAAAGTGCACTGTGTACCATTAACTTGATTGTCAATCTAAAACCTAAGACCATCCTGTGTGGCCGTGCATTGTTTTAACAGCTACAGGCTAACACTTAGTCATGTCTTTCCCTGCACTATTTAATACTTTTAACTGTCTTCACCATAATTACTACCAGTGTCATCATTCCTGTTTCTATGCATTATTTCCCAAAGAATCCTGGCTCTTTGAGAACAAGGACAATGTACTTACAACTCTGTTTGGCTAGCTCACAGAATTTTACACAGTCCTGTACCCAGGAATCAATAAATTACACTTCTGGTGTAGAAAAGAAGACTGGGGCTCATCAGTGGGGAGGGTGACAGGTAATGCAGCATCAGAACAGAGGGTGAATTCTCCATAGGTTCTTCATCCAAATACATAAGCCCATTTCCAAGAGTCAGAGAATTTgttcttttatcattgtatagtcttctagaagaaaaagcaGTCAAGAAGGCATCACAGAAAAATCACGGTTTTGAGAGTCAAAGAAATCTAGGTTCAATTTCCTGGCTCTACCATTTGGCTGTCCACGTATGACGGTGAGAAAGTCACATAATGCCTCTAAGCCAGACGATCTCACCTCTCAAATGGGGCCACCACCACCTGTCTCATACAGCTGTTTTAAGGATTTAAGCACAGCACTGAAATTATGGATGAAACAGTATGAAGTCtcggatttgctttaaaataatccagtaGGGCtggagatgaaacaaaattggccatgagttgataaCTGCTTAAGTAGGATGATGGATACATGAGGGttcattaactcttttttttttcacttttatatatgcttgaaaattttaataataaagaattaaaaagaagtcCAATGTACAAGATTGGACTATTAGAGACTATTAAGGtaatatacatatttgtgtgaATGTTGATGTAGGGAATAGGGAACTTCAATAGTGCACTTTAGCACTTTAATAAtcccaaatttttattaaaagttaccTTTATGTTTTAGAATaccctaaattctttttttttttttaagattttattttttcctttttctccccaaagcccccccagtacatggttgtatattcttcgttgtgggtccttctagttgtggcatgtgggacgccgcctcagcgtggtttgatgagcagtgtcatgtccgcgcccaggattcgaaccaacgaaacactgggccgcctgcagcggagcgcacgaactcaaccactcggccacggggccagcccctagaataccctaaattcttaatattaaacttagttgtgtatttctataacaaaaaatttaaagttaaatgcAGAAACCATTATAAAATACCTAACACAATGGCTAAAGCATGAATGTTGATCTGATGAATGCAGATGGTCACCTCAATGttgatctctttcttccttcccaagagAGAGGTGCTGGTTCTCTGGGAAATAAGCTagcatttcagagaagaaaaaggcagCCTCAACTCACCAGGTCTCAAGGCTTCTCCTCCTCACCAAGCCAGGCAGTGTTCttaggaggcagagctggggaaagagaaaagcagccttGAGAACCCAGGCCTATCAGGATGATTCCTGAGActccttctgagcctcagctgtggCTACTTGTGCCCCCACCTGAACCAGCAGTCTGGGCCCCCTCCATACCCAATCCAGACCCTCAGCTCCTCTCACCTCTTGCCTTACACTTGAGGCTACACCTCTTCCCCATGATGTTTTTAGAGAAATCCTGATCTTAATTAAATGCAATAAGGTAAACTCTAAGCACCCATCATCTTTCCACCCTAAAAGTCAGCAAAACTGTGAAAACAAGGCATAGGTTTTTCCCCCATACTTATTACATGGCTccagttaccaaaaaaaaaaagcttataaaaatgttaaacacagaaaTAGAAGCCTGTGATTTAAGAAAAgtctatttgaaaataattttcagtgttGTTCCTTATTTTACACAAGAACACTAATAAAGAGTAGAAGATATTAAAGACCATTACAATAGCATTTCTGAAACGCCTTGCCAGTCTCCTTTTCCCCTTAACAGCAAATTATCATGGAAATTTAAAAGGCAAGACTAACATCTTGGAGGGAAGCTCAAGCTTTGCCTGCCATCTCTTcaatgagaggaaagaagaagaatgtgCTTCTGATCCCTGGATGTCATTACTTCTGAGAATTTAGAAAAGGAACTGGGGTGTCAGACTTCTAACCTGTGACCTGTGCCTTAGGAGAAGGGGGAGTCTGGGGAGGGAGTGCATCACTAGAGGAGGGTCTTAGCAGGAGCCCTAAGCTTCCTCCTTGACACCCTTCACATCACTGATGAAGAAAGGGGGATATTGATAAGGCACACCTGTCTATAAGATACATGGAAGCTTATAATTTGGCCCACCCCTTCTTGGGCTCCCCAGAGGGTTATACTGCAGTCAGTGGGAGGGAGTTAACTAAAGGTGGCCTTTTCCTTGGTATTGAGGAAGAAAAGGCCCTGAAAGTAATGATGACACCACCCCTGTTGAAATAATCACCATTTGGGGAAACACTCTATGGACCGCAACAGCAACCCTAGCTTCTCAACTAAGCTGAGGAGAATCTGTCAGGTGATTCAAGAAAGACATTTATATGATTTCTCCTCCTGCATGCCTTAGAAAACCATCATCTTGTCCCTTAAAATGTCCCCAAGCTACATGTTCATCCGGAACTGCACATCCTTGTGAAAAATGCAGCAgtacacacttttaaataaaaaaataaaattacagtctTGTTTAATAACTATCTTGGGTAATTTTCCAAGTCACGACCACAGTTGACACTGTGGTTTTAGTGACTTAGCCATTGTTTTTATGACTGGTAaatccaggaggaaaaaaagacagcaatCTTACTATTTCACGTTctaaagttttagaagaaaaaactgagTACCACATTTGGCTGCTCCCAGTGGCTAGATCTGAGCAGTGCACAAGGAAAGGAGGTGGCTCTTCAGTCTGTTCAGCAAAGAAGACTGTCTGAGCACCCCCTGCCtgggggggaagggggagcaAGAGGTGTTGGATGACAGGTACGTTTCAGGACCTTACCAGCAGGTCCATGCTGGTCCTGCTGCCTTGGTGGCTCGGTGCACGCTGGACACATCTGCATAGCACTCAGGGAAGTCGAAGAGCCTTCCTAGTTCAGTGTAACACAAAACATCTTTGCCATTCATGACAACAGGAAAAAGTAATGTCCTATTAAAGTTCAACTTGGTGGTTACTGTCTATACTTTCTTCAACTTTGCTGTCCAACTGAACTGGCCCTGGGACGtcaggcagaggcagagcccaCCTGCAAAGAGTCGATGGAAGGAGACACGGGTGCCCCTACCACAGGACAAAGAGTTATGTACtggaccaggggttggcaaactatgcaCAGACCAAATCTGGTCTACTGTCCATTTTTATACCACCCGTGACCCAAGaagagtttttatatttttaaatggttgaaaaaataaaaagcagaataatatttcatggcaCATGAAAATCATATGACATTCAAATTTCAACGTCCATGAACAAAGTTATATTGGAACACAGTAATGTCCATTCACTTACCTATTGGCTGCTTTCACACAGCAGCAGAGTTGGGGAGTTGAAACAAAAAtcatatggctcacaaagcctaaaatatttaccatctggcccttcaCAAAAAAGTTTGCCAAGCCCTATTCCGGACTGCTCTTGTTTGTTACATCCAAAGTTACTCGCTCAGGACTGATCGTCTTTCCCCAAGGTCTTTGCCATTATTGCAGCAATTCAACTTTTGGCTTTCAGGTGGGGGGCAGTAGTCAGAAATGGCAGCTGTGTGTCTTAAGGTCTTGTTTTCATACTTCTTTGATTCCAAGTTTCACTGCCTACATAATGCACCTTCAATTTAACAGCTGGTCAGTTGTTGGGTTGGAGGCCGTCAACTCCAATAAGCTTGAAGCCCTTACATGGACTTTGGCTGATCCTCCAACTCTCCAGGGCTGCTGAGAAGGGCTTGCCGATTCACACCCTGGTTTTCTCCAAGGCCTGGCACATGGCCTTCCTATAAGAAGCCAGGTTACTGAAGGTGGCTAAGCAGTCATAGGGCTACCAGTTTGCTCAGAGACACTCTGGAGAAGTCACCATCAATAAACCACTGGACCCACCTTATGCCAGACATGATCCGGTACTTGAAGGCAGCCTTCTAGAACACTACCATGACAGGCCACTAGGAGAAACCCTTGCCTTTTCCCAAATGAGAACCTGTCCTGATCCCACATTGTCCCTGAGTCTCAGTCCTCTGTATCCTCCTGCAGGGGCTCTAAGCTCTCCTACTGGATATTCTGGTTCAGTCAAGGGCACAGAGGATTACTTCTCTGGGTGCCACATCTTCCATTAGGTCTGGGGCGAGGTAGGGGCTGGCAGGGGACTGCCACACCATGACCGCCCTAGATGTTTCCCCTTGCCTCAGGGACTTGGTAGTTGAAGACTAGGAAAGACCTTCACAGAACCCCAGTCTAGCAGCCTCAGGTGGAGCACTGAGGAGGACCTATGGCTCTTCCAGCTAGAGACACAGTCACTATTTTGGGTTTGACAGCTCGGCTTTCAGATGGAGTCCTGGTTCCACAAAAGAGTTTTGGCATCACTACAGTGTCAGAGCCATCCCCATCTTTCCCATCAATACCTCACCACCCATTAGATCCTGACTATAACTTAGAAGGCTGGAGACCTCCCTCTCAGACAGTCATAAACTTGATCTGCAGCCTCTGATCTCTGGGATGCCAGTGGTCTCTAGGAGTAGGGCAAAGGAGTATCTTTGGTAACAGAGAACTGGTTGCTGTAGGCCCTATTGGAGATGAGGGACTCTTTCTTCCCATTGATATTCTCCCCCATGCTGGACTGTCTGGTGTCTCCCTTCATTGATTCCTTAAGTCCTGGGGTTTAAGTCTGCCCACTTCAAAATAGTGGTAAACTTTGGCCTTGCTGGGAACTGGACTCAAGCACAGCTCCCCAGCCAGCTGCTAGGCTCTCAGTGCTTTGGCTTCCAAATTTCTTTGACACAGACACCCAAATTACATTTAGTTGGGTCTCTCTGTCAGGGGTTCACAAGACCACTCCCACTTTCAGTGATTCACTAGGACTCATaggactcagcatatagttgtaCTCCCAGCTAAGGTTTCTAACAGCAAAAAGATATGCAACAAGATCAGCAAGGGAAAAATAAcacaggcagagactggagaaaTCCATGCACATGCTTCCTTATGCTCTCTCCTTCCATAAGGGGACACATTGAGTTTCTTCAGCAGTAAAAAATAGTAATTACATACATGCAATGTTTCTACTTAGGGAAGGCCACTAAAGAGTCAAGTGTCCAAGGTTTTTATTGGGGGCTGGTCATGTAGGCACCCTCTGCCTAACAGCTAcaaaaattccagactcccagaaggaaagcaggtgttcagcataagtTACGTGGTCAAGGCACAATCAAGGCACAGTGAACTATACTTATTAGTTAGGGAACAGGTCAAGTGCCAAGTTCCCATAAGCCAGCAAAGGGCCAACCTCGCAAGCAGGCCTTTCTAAATATAGCAGTGTCAGTACTAGTATGTTAAATCTTTTCTGCATAGCCTCTTAACCCTTGTACTGCCTGGTAGGCACAGCTCACTGATCTACCTGTTAGTTTATCAGGGGGAGCTTTGAGCATCCACAATATAGGCTGTAGCTATGGAGCCCAGCTTTTGCTGCAAGGAAGTAGCATGGACCTGATCAGGCAGTGggggcctcctcctccagctccatttCGACAGGCACCACCCCCTGCCCTCCATACCTGGGAAATCACAAATGGGAATAACATACCTTAATTGTGGatccccaaagtcccccaaaACTCGAGACTCTCAGCCCCACAACATACACACCCACTTTGGTGTGGGTGCCAGAGAGGGAAAGGTCCCTACTGGagtcacacagcagccagaggctCCCCTCTATTGGCAGTACCCAGCTACAATACCACCTAAGTGCTGTGTACCCCCACAAGTTACCCTCAAAACCTTTTGGCACATCCCCCCTCCCTTTTTCTCATCACACTTTGGCCTTTATCAGCCATcttgaaggaagaggagaggaggagaggggatgggagaAATAAGATCCCCAGATAGTAGTCCAAGGCCTGGATTTTCAGATCCCTGCTAGCACGAAACAGCTCAGCAACTTTGGATAAGCCCCATTGTTAGCATACTATTTCTTTTAAGTCAGAGACTTCACAACCCCCACAACTCCACTTCTCCAATCCTTCATAGAAGGGGCAGGTGATGCCATGGCCATGACATAGGACCTGGGCTTCTCTTCTCAGACCCTGCTTAGGGCATGCAATGCCCACCTTCTGACTCCACTGGTCTAGTTTCCAGCCGTAGTGAATTCTTTGTGCTCTAAGGAGTTTCTACAATATTGAGGTTTGAACTGAGTCCTACTGGTTATGTAGAGCCCCAAGCCCAACACTGTCTTATGGAAAGCTATCTATCTTCCATTTCTGTATTTGTGTGGCACATGATCCTATCAGAAATTTGCATACCTGTCTCCCCATGAGCCTGAGTCAAAGACCTCCAGCAACATGGCCCAGAGAAAGGCAAGCAGTGTTAGGGACTATGCTAGTTACAGAACCTGAAGCACCGCAGACTCCTTGACTAGAGTCTCAGCCCAAGTGACCCAACCCACTGCTGATTATTGCCCCTTTGTAACCAACTCAAGGTTCTCCTGCTCCAGAAAGCCCTCCAGAGTCATTCTCCAATGTCACAGGCAAGGGTGGTAACTCCCTCCTCTGTCCAATCTGGGTCTCATCTCAATCACATCACACTACctgtttgtttatccatctacCTCCTTTCTAGAATGTGAGCTTATTCAGGCAGCTGGAGATTATAATAGGATATGTGGGAAAATGAAGAGTCCTACTGTGCTTCTGGATAGGATGAATTATACTGCAAGCCAATCAATTCCTTCCAAATCAAATAAACTTAATGCAACATCAAAATTACAACGGAAGTTTTTTTATGGATCTGCATGagataattataaaattcttcttttaaagaaaatatataagaatatccaagaaaattatgaaaataaataaaagaggagactTGCCTTCTAAAATATAACAACACACTATTAAGCAATAGTAAATAAACTGGTTTTAGCACTAGTGCAGCAATAGACAGAgtcatggaacagaatagaaagtcctgAAGGGGATGCGTCTGTTGAGCTCCTTCTGATATGATTTTTTAAGAGAGAGGGAATTGAAGGGAAACTCTGACCATTATGCCAATTTGCTCTCACGAATCTATAAAacctagaagagaaagaaaggcccCAGACATAACTTATTCTTACAGTCCTTTCCTGACTTCtcatcctccttttttctccagGAATCTCCAAACTACCTATCCCTGACAGTGCTTAATACAATTCTTCAGGCATTTTTGTAATCCTAGTGATTAGGGTAAAGTAGGCGCTTGGAGCATTATTCCCAAATATTTGCTTTCCCTTTCTGCAAAAGAGTTATACTTTCCCATCCACTGACATCAGGTAGACATGTGACTTGCCtcagccaatgaaatgtgagcagaaatggCATTTCTCTCTTCTAAACAGCAACTTTAAGAGCCACTGTGTGGTTTCATCTCTCTTGCTCTTCTTCTATTATAACTGTTACTTGCCCCACATAGGGTCTGCtctttcaccggttcagatcccgggtgaggacatggcaccgcttggcatgccatgctgttgtaggtgtcccacacacaaagtagaggaagatgggcacggatgttagctcagggccaggcttcctcagcaaaaaaaagaggaggactggcagtagttagctcaaggctaatcttcctcaaaaaaaatttcctaGTAGCCATctcaaaaagttttttaaaaggtgaaattaattttaataacactTAACCCAACATATCTAAAATACCATTTCAAAatagtttatattcttttttccaaCCATCTCTTCGAAATCAGGTGCATATTtaacacttacagcacatctcaataaCGACGTTACATTTTCAAAGGTAAAAAGGAAATGTAGTCCTACCAAAACAATACACTTGTGtttgatggaaaaatattttagacttctTCAGTATTTAGTTACAAATTAATTAAAagcaagtaaaatttaaaatgtaggtCCTCAGTAGTGCTCGCCACAACTCAAGCGCTCGATAGTCACTTTTGGCCCATGGCTGCCGGTTGGACAGCGCAGCTCGGACGCCAGCGGCGGGACGTTGGGCGAGGAGACTTGGGCGGTGCCTGTTAGCACCATGGACAGTGAACAGCACACCACCGGGAGGAAACCCCGCCGGACCAGCAGGGGAGGTGAGGTGAGCAGTCGGGAGGGGTCGCCAGCGCCGCCCACAGCGCGCAGCCCCCGTCCCCCGCACGTCCTACGGGAACAGCCGCAGCCTCAGATGCTGCCCACGCCAGCCCGGCGCCTGAGGTCGGAGCACCGGGGAGGGGAGGCAGTTCCCCTCCCCTCGTCCCGGCCCGTCGCCAGTCCTGCCCTCGCCTCGCCGGCCCAACTCACCGTCTGCGGCCGAGCCCAGGAGCTGCTCCCGCGGGGCCCACATCTGCGCCTTGGCAGACGTGATGGGCGAGGCAGCGACAGCACCGGCAGCGGCAGGCTGCAAGTCCACTGCGCGGTGCTCCTCTGGCCGCCGCCGGCGCCAGAAGGAAGGAAGCGTGTCACCGTGCGGCGCGCAGCCTGCCGGGAAGCGTAGTTCTGGAACAGAAGGCGTCCTGCGCGGGAGGGAGAAAGTGACTGCCGGGGCCGTATTGACCTTTTTGCTTCCCCTCAGgcacatttttttgtttctacCACAGGTACCCGTAAGCAAAATAAAGTGTTGTTTTCCATGCTTTTAAACATTATGTAAGTCACCAGATAACTAAGTACCAGCTCATTCTGCAGTTTCTATAATGATAGCCGGTAACCCATTCATCCGtgttcactgctgtatag is from Equus przewalskii isolate Varuska chromosome 15, EquPr2, whole genome shotgun sequence and encodes:
- the LOC103556041 gene encoding uncharacterized protein; protein product: MSVDEERFLLSPNLCCTEEGDWVYQNYASRQAARRTVTRFLPSGAGGGQRSTAQWTCSLPLPVLSLPRPSRLPRRRCGPRGSSSWARPQTLCLLRTLPGLVRRRSLETWNLRTYGLSLRKWPHNGWTREVSCLYRVFKLHALCLGCAGGR